The Nicotiana tabacum cultivar K326 chromosome 14, ASM71507v2, whole genome shotgun sequence genome contains a region encoding:
- the LOC107766575 gene encoding uncharacterized protein LOC107766575, translated as MNQEQSILTSSDKQSEKIKSDHRVRLNASIDVIRYLLKEGMPFRGHDETVTSTRRGHFLDLLKWYADRKEDVKNVVLEKAPKNNTMTSPDIQKDIVNSCAEETAKAIIEDLNGDFFGILVDESKDVSHKEQMALVLRYVNKDGELIERFLGLVHVKDTTAHAL; from the coding sequence ATGAACCAAGAACAATCCATTCTAACTTCTTCGGACAAACAATCTGAGAAAATTAAAAGTGATCATCGAGTTCGCTTGAATGCTTCAATTGATGTGATAAGGTATCTTTTGAAAGAAGGAATGCCTTTTCGGGGCCATGATGAAACTGTAACTTCTACAAGAAGAGGCCATTTTTTAGATCTTTTAAAATGGTATGCGGATAGGAAGGAAGATGTGAAAAATGTGGTATTAGAAAAAGCTCCAAAAAATAACACCATGACTTCTCCTGATATTCAAAAAGATATTGTGAATTCTTGTGCAGAAGAAACAGCGAAAGCAATTATTGAAGACTTGAATGGGGATTTTTTTGGGATATTAGTTGATGAGTCTAAAGATGTCTCTCATAAGGAACAAATGGCTCTTGTGTTGCGCTATGTCAACAAAGATGGTGAACTTATTGAGCGATTCCTTGGTCTTGTTCATGTTAAAGATACAACTGCACATGCATTATAA
- the LOC107766574 gene encoding uncharacterized protein LOC107766574: protein MQGEINGLKALILKDNPSAYCVHCFPYQLQLTLVAVAKKHHDINNFFDILANVLNVVGGSYKRREMLRDDQAKKLDELLVIDEVHTGSGLNQELGLQRPGDTRWGSHFKTLRNFISLFSSIVHVLGVLANESSNYQEKALAKSLVEDIRSYELVYILHLMLKIMAITYYLNMNLQRKYQDIVNAMKLVHFTKRQLQTMRESKWNSLLEDVSSFCDKNGIMIPKIDEKYGLGKSKRKSSTFTYSHHLHVEVFCAAIDLQLSELNNLFSEVNTDLLLGMASLSPDDSFANYDKNKIMKLATYYQNEFTASKLEDLSFELDNYIDYVREMDNAFSNLKGLGDLSKTLVKTNIHKTWGIVYLLVKLSLILPVATATVERAFSSMKFIKIDLRSRIGDDFLNDCLVCYIEDGVFESVPNDAIIDRFQNMTSRRVQLK from the coding sequence ATGCAAGGAGAAATTAATGGTCTTAAAGCTTTGATTCTGAAAGATAATCCTTCGGCATATTGCGTACATTGCTTTCCTTATCAATTGCAATTGACTCTTGTAGCTGTTGCAAAGAAACACCatgatataaataatttttttgacaTTCTTGCTAATGTTCTGAATGTTGTTGGAGGTTCTTATAAGCGTAGGGAGATGCTTAGAGATGATCAAGCTAAAAAATTAGATGAGTTATTAGTGATTGATGAAGTTCATACAGGAAGTGGATTAAATCAAGAACTTGGGCTTCAAAGACCAGGTGATACCCGTTGGGGATCTCACTTTAAGACATTGCGCAACTTTATATCTTTATTCTCATCAATTGTTCATGTACTTGGAGTTCTTGCAAATGAGAGTTCAAATTATCAGGAGAAAGCACTGGCAAAAAGTCTAGTGGAAGATATAAGATCTTATGAGCTTGTGTATATATTACatttgatgttaaaaataatggcaattacatattatttgaatatgaATCTGCAAAGAAAATATCAAGATATTGTTAATGCTATGAAACTTGTTCATTTCACAAAGAGGCAATTGCAAACAATGAGGGAATCTAAATGGAATTCTTTGTTAGAAGATGTCTCTTCGTTTTGTGATAAGAATGGTATTATGATCCCAAAAATAGATGAGAAGTATGGTCTTGGAAAGTCGAAGCGTAAAAGCTCAACTTTTACATATTCTCATCATTTGCATGTAGAAGTTTTTTGTGCCGCTATTGATTTGCAACTTTCGGAGCTTAACAATCTTTTTAGTGAAGTGAATACTGATTTGCTTCTTGGTATGGCTAGTTTGAGTCCCGATGATTCTTTTGCAAATTATGATAAAAACAAGATTATGAAACTTGCTACATATTATCAAAATGAGTTCACTGCTTCTAAGCTTGAAGATCTTAGTTTTGAGCTTGATAATTATATTGACTATGTTCGAGAAATGGACAATGCATTCTCTAACTTGAAAGGGCTTGGCGATCTCTCGAAGACATTGGTTAAGACAAATATTCACAAGACATGGGGAATTGTTTATTTGCTTGTGAAGCTAAGTTTGATATTACCCGTGGCTACTGCAACGGTCGAAAGGGCTTTTTCCTCAATGAAGTTTATTAAAATTGACTTGCGAAGCAGAATTGGTGATGACTTTTTGAATGATTGTTTAGTTTGTTATATAGAGGATGGAGTATTTGAAAGTGTACCTAATGATGCGATCATTGATCGTTTTCAAAACATGACAAGTCGTCGAGTTCAATTGAAATGA
- the LOC107766573 gene encoding transmembrane and coiled-coil domain-containing protein STS1 isoform X2 produces MVRTRGNCCVYTTKASCWSEAADMELALANGVDAMASSMERTSDNESEKEKRREYKNECLEKLSIVDVKSTSNVEKTNIENYQEKSQKPSSIAGAHLEAVSGSDEKPVEEVSMLGYSRKVTILYELLSACLAQVPEDGKKSTRRRNGYDARHRVALRLLTTWLNVKWIKMEAIETMVACSAMALLKEEESKEESQSPDSSWAKWKRGGIIGAAALTGGTLMAITGGLAAPAIAAGFGALAPTLGTLIPVIGASGFAAVATAAGSVAGSVAVAASFGAAGAGLTGTKMARRIGDVDEFEFKAIGENHNQGRLAVQILISGLVFEEEDFIRPWEGQYDNSERYILQWESKNLIAVSTAIQDWLTSRIALELMKQGAMMTVLHTLLTALAWPAALLTITDFIDSTWSIAVDRSDKAGVLLAEVLKKGLQGHRPVTLVGFSLGARVIFKCLQILAETENNSGLVERVVLLGAPIAIKDMNWEAARKVVAGRFVNAYSTNDWMLGVAFRASLLTQGLAGIQPVEVPGVENVDVTEFIEGHSSYLWATQEILELLELDTYYPVFGERAVKT; encoded by the exons ATGGTCAGGACTAGAGGAAACTGCTGCGTCTACACCACCAAAGCATCATGTTGGAGCG AAGCAGCAGACATGGAACTTGCTTTAGCAAATGGGGTAGATGCTATGGCGTCAAGCATGGAGAGAACTTCTGATAATGAGTCTGAGAAGGAGAAGAGGCGCGAATATAAGAATGAATGTCTGGAGAAGTTATCGATTGTTGATGTGAAGTCCACATCTAACGTGGAAAAAACGAATATTGAAAATTACCAAGAGAAAAGCCAGAAACCATCTAGCATTGCTGGTGCTCATTTGGAGGCTGTTAGTGGCTCTGATGAAAAACCTGTCGAAGAGGTATCAATGCTTGGGTACTCTAGGAAAGTGACCATTCTCTATGAGCTTCTTTCAGCTTGTCTCGCACAAGTACCTGAAGATGGTAAGAAATCTACTCGAAGAAGGAACGGTTATGATGCTCGACATCGTGTGGCTTTACGGTTGCTAACGACTTGGCTTAATGTCAAATGGATCAAAATG GAAGCCATTGAGACCATGGTTGCTTGTTCAGCGATGGCTTTGCTGAAAGAGGAAGAATCGAAGGAGGAAAGCCAATCTCCTGATAGTTCATGGGCTAAGTGGAAACGAGGAGGTATTATAGGTGCTGCTGCATTGACTGGTGGAACTTTAATGGCAATTACTGGTG GTTTGGCTGCTCCAGCAATAGCTGCTGGCTTTGGTGCTTTAGCCCCTACCTTGGGGACTCTTATTCCTGTGATTGGAGCAAGTGGGTTCgctgctgttgctactgctgcaGGAAGTGTTGCAGGATCTGTTGCAGTTGCGGCATCATTTGGAG CTGCTGGAGCTGGACTTACAGGAACTAAAATGGCCAGGAGAATTGGAGATGTTGATGAATTTGAGTTCAAGGCTATAGGGGAAAACCACAACCAGGGG CGTTTGGCAGTTCAGATCTTGATCTCGGGTCTTGTTTTTGAGGAGGAAGATTTTATAAGACCTTGGGAAGGTCAATATGATAATTCTGAGAG GTATATATTGCAGTGGGAATCTAAGAATCTTATTGCTGTAAGCACTGCAATTCAGGACTGGCTGACGTCAA GAATTGCATTGGAGTTGATGAAGCAAGGCGCTATGATGACTGTACTACACACTCTTTTAACAGCATTGGCTTGGCCTGCAGCTTTACTTACTATTACTGATTTTATAGACAGCACATGGTCAATTGCTGTGGACAG ATCTGATAAAGCAGGAGTACTCCTGGCAGAAGTGTTGAAAAAAGGATTACAAGGGCACAG GCCTGTGACACTTGTAGGATTTTCACTAGGGGCAAGAGTTATTTTTAAATGTCTCCAGATTCTGGCTGAGACTGAAAATAATT CTGGACTAGTGGAAAGGGTTGTTCTTCTCGGGGCACCCATTGCAATTAAAGATATGAACTGGGAAGCAGCTAGAAAG GTGGTAGCTGGTAGATTTGTGAATGCTTACTCTACAAATGATTGGATGCTTGGAGTTGCCTTTCGTGCCAG TCTCCTTACTCAAGGCTTGGCTGGTATTCAACCAGTTGAGGTTCCCGGCGTTGAAAAT GTTGATGTAACTGAATTCATCGAGGGTCATTCGTCGTACCTATGGGCAACCCAAGAGATTTTAGAACTACTTGAGCTGGATACTTATTATCCTGTTTTTGGTGAGCGTGCTGTAAAAACATAG
- the LOC107766573 gene encoding transmembrane and coiled-coil domain-containing protein STS1 isoform X1, with amino-acid sequence MSPSMLTPTHKYAAGALIGLGLHQAQIHQTCPLGFPSDDSLSEERSSNDSSSDSVSDDPHLWVHESSALLRPIFKFLEIDEKAWSGLEETAASTPPKHHVGAFLRLLSEESSDDSSEAADMELALANGVDAMASSMERTSDNESEKEKRREYKNECLEKLSIVDVKSTSNVEKTNIENYQEKSQKPSSIAGAHLEAVSGSDEKPVEEVSMLGYSRKVTILYELLSACLAQVPEDGKKSTRRRNGYDARHRVALRLLTTWLNVKWIKMEAIETMVACSAMALLKEEESKEESQSPDSSWAKWKRGGIIGAAALTGGTLMAITGGLAAPAIAAGFGALAPTLGTLIPVIGASGFAAVATAAGSVAGSVAVAASFGAAGAGLTGTKMARRIGDVDEFEFKAIGENHNQGRLAVQILISGLVFEEEDFIRPWEGQYDNSERYILQWESKNLIAVSTAIQDWLTSRIALELMKQGAMMTVLHTLLTALAWPAALLTITDFIDSTWSIAVDRSDKAGVLLAEVLKKGLQGHRPVTLVGFSLGARVIFKCLQILAETENNSGLVERVVLLGAPIAIKDMNWEAARKVVAGRFVNAYSTNDWMLGVAFRASLLTQGLAGIQPVEVPGVENVDVTEFIEGHSSYLWATQEILELLELDTYYPVFGERAVKT; translated from the exons ATGTCGCCTTCGATGTTGACGCCAACGCACAAGTATGCGGCCGGAGCCTTAATCGGGCTGGGCCTTCACCAGGCCCAGATCCACCAAACTTGTCCATTGGGCTTTCCGTCCGACGATTCCTTATCGGAGGAACGTAGTAGCAATGACAGCAGTAGCGATTCCGTCTCCGACGACCCTCACCTTTGGGTCCACGAATCCTCCGCTCTCCTTCGGCCCATCTTCAA ATTTCTAGAGATTGACGAAAAGGCATGGTCAGGACTAGAGGAAACTGCTGCGTCTACACCACCAAAGCATCATGTTGGAGCG TTTCTAAGGTTACTGTCTGAAGAAAGTAGTGATGATTCTTCAGAAGCAGCAGACATGGAACTTGCTTTAGCAAATGGGGTAGATGCTATGGCGTCAAGCATGGAGAGAACTTCTGATAATGAGTCTGAGAAGGAGAAGAGGCGCGAATATAAGAATGAATGTCTGGAGAAGTTATCGATTGTTGATGTGAAGTCCACATCTAACGTGGAAAAAACGAATATTGAAAATTACCAAGAGAAAAGCCAGAAACCATCTAGCATTGCTGGTGCTCATTTGGAGGCTGTTAGTGGCTCTGATGAAAAACCTGTCGAAGAGGTATCAATGCTTGGGTACTCTAGGAAAGTGACCATTCTCTATGAGCTTCTTTCAGCTTGTCTCGCACAAGTACCTGAAGATGGTAAGAAATCTACTCGAAGAAGGAACGGTTATGATGCTCGACATCGTGTGGCTTTACGGTTGCTAACGACTTGGCTTAATGTCAAATGGATCAAAATG GAAGCCATTGAGACCATGGTTGCTTGTTCAGCGATGGCTTTGCTGAAAGAGGAAGAATCGAAGGAGGAAAGCCAATCTCCTGATAGTTCATGGGCTAAGTGGAAACGAGGAGGTATTATAGGTGCTGCTGCATTGACTGGTGGAACTTTAATGGCAATTACTGGTG GTTTGGCTGCTCCAGCAATAGCTGCTGGCTTTGGTGCTTTAGCCCCTACCTTGGGGACTCTTATTCCTGTGATTGGAGCAAGTGGGTTCgctgctgttgctactgctgcaGGAAGTGTTGCAGGATCTGTTGCAGTTGCGGCATCATTTGGAG CTGCTGGAGCTGGACTTACAGGAACTAAAATGGCCAGGAGAATTGGAGATGTTGATGAATTTGAGTTCAAGGCTATAGGGGAAAACCACAACCAGGGG CGTTTGGCAGTTCAGATCTTGATCTCGGGTCTTGTTTTTGAGGAGGAAGATTTTATAAGACCTTGGGAAGGTCAATATGATAATTCTGAGAG GTATATATTGCAGTGGGAATCTAAGAATCTTATTGCTGTAAGCACTGCAATTCAGGACTGGCTGACGTCAA GAATTGCATTGGAGTTGATGAAGCAAGGCGCTATGATGACTGTACTACACACTCTTTTAACAGCATTGGCTTGGCCTGCAGCTTTACTTACTATTACTGATTTTATAGACAGCACATGGTCAATTGCTGTGGACAG ATCTGATAAAGCAGGAGTACTCCTGGCAGAAGTGTTGAAAAAAGGATTACAAGGGCACAG GCCTGTGACACTTGTAGGATTTTCACTAGGGGCAAGAGTTATTTTTAAATGTCTCCAGATTCTGGCTGAGACTGAAAATAATT CTGGACTAGTGGAAAGGGTTGTTCTTCTCGGGGCACCCATTGCAATTAAAGATATGAACTGGGAAGCAGCTAGAAAG GTGGTAGCTGGTAGATTTGTGAATGCTTACTCTACAAATGATTGGATGCTTGGAGTTGCCTTTCGTGCCAG TCTCCTTACTCAAGGCTTGGCTGGTATTCAACCAGTTGAGGTTCCCGGCGTTGAAAAT GTTGATGTAACTGAATTCATCGAGGGTCATTCGTCGTACCTATGGGCAACCCAAGAGATTTTAGAACTACTTGAGCTGGATACTTATTATCCTGTTTTTGGTGAGCGTGCTGTAAAAACATAG
- the LOC107766573 gene encoding transmembrane and coiled-coil domain-containing protein STS1 isoform X3, giving the protein MLERLLSEESSDDSSEAADMELALANGVDAMASSMERTSDNESEKEKRREYKNECLEKLSIVDVKSTSNVEKTNIENYQEKSQKPSSIAGAHLEAVSGSDEKPVEEVSMLGYSRKVTILYELLSACLAQVPEDGKKSTRRRNGYDARHRVALRLLTTWLNVKWIKMEAIETMVACSAMALLKEEESKEESQSPDSSWAKWKRGGIIGAAALTGGTLMAITGGLAAPAIAAGFGALAPTLGTLIPVIGASGFAAVATAAGSVAGSVAVAASFGAAGAGLTGTKMARRIGDVDEFEFKAIGENHNQGRLAVQILISGLVFEEEDFIRPWEGQYDNSERYILQWESKNLIAVSTAIQDWLTSRIALELMKQGAMMTVLHTLLTALAWPAALLTITDFIDSTWSIAVDRSDKAGVLLAEVLKKGLQGHRPVTLVGFSLGARVIFKCLQILAETENNSGLVERVVLLGAPIAIKDMNWEAARKVVAGRFVNAYSTNDWMLGVAFRASLLTQGLAGIQPVEVPGVENVDVTEFIEGHSSYLWATQEILELLELDTYYPVFGERAVKT; this is encoded by the exons ATGTTGGAGCG GTTACTGTCTGAAGAAAGTAGTGATGATTCTTCAGAAGCAGCAGACATGGAACTTGCTTTAGCAAATGGGGTAGATGCTATGGCGTCAAGCATGGAGAGAACTTCTGATAATGAGTCTGAGAAGGAGAAGAGGCGCGAATATAAGAATGAATGTCTGGAGAAGTTATCGATTGTTGATGTGAAGTCCACATCTAACGTGGAAAAAACGAATATTGAAAATTACCAAGAGAAAAGCCAGAAACCATCTAGCATTGCTGGTGCTCATTTGGAGGCTGTTAGTGGCTCTGATGAAAAACCTGTCGAAGAGGTATCAATGCTTGGGTACTCTAGGAAAGTGACCATTCTCTATGAGCTTCTTTCAGCTTGTCTCGCACAAGTACCTGAAGATGGTAAGAAATCTACTCGAAGAAGGAACGGTTATGATGCTCGACATCGTGTGGCTTTACGGTTGCTAACGACTTGGCTTAATGTCAAATGGATCAAAATG GAAGCCATTGAGACCATGGTTGCTTGTTCAGCGATGGCTTTGCTGAAAGAGGAAGAATCGAAGGAGGAAAGCCAATCTCCTGATAGTTCATGGGCTAAGTGGAAACGAGGAGGTATTATAGGTGCTGCTGCATTGACTGGTGGAACTTTAATGGCAATTACTGGTG GTTTGGCTGCTCCAGCAATAGCTGCTGGCTTTGGTGCTTTAGCCCCTACCTTGGGGACTCTTATTCCTGTGATTGGAGCAAGTGGGTTCgctgctgttgctactgctgcaGGAAGTGTTGCAGGATCTGTTGCAGTTGCGGCATCATTTGGAG CTGCTGGAGCTGGACTTACAGGAACTAAAATGGCCAGGAGAATTGGAGATGTTGATGAATTTGAGTTCAAGGCTATAGGGGAAAACCACAACCAGGGG CGTTTGGCAGTTCAGATCTTGATCTCGGGTCTTGTTTTTGAGGAGGAAGATTTTATAAGACCTTGGGAAGGTCAATATGATAATTCTGAGAG GTATATATTGCAGTGGGAATCTAAGAATCTTATTGCTGTAAGCACTGCAATTCAGGACTGGCTGACGTCAA GAATTGCATTGGAGTTGATGAAGCAAGGCGCTATGATGACTGTACTACACACTCTTTTAACAGCATTGGCTTGGCCTGCAGCTTTACTTACTATTACTGATTTTATAGACAGCACATGGTCAATTGCTGTGGACAG ATCTGATAAAGCAGGAGTACTCCTGGCAGAAGTGTTGAAAAAAGGATTACAAGGGCACAG GCCTGTGACACTTGTAGGATTTTCACTAGGGGCAAGAGTTATTTTTAAATGTCTCCAGATTCTGGCTGAGACTGAAAATAATT CTGGACTAGTGGAAAGGGTTGTTCTTCTCGGGGCACCCATTGCAATTAAAGATATGAACTGGGAAGCAGCTAGAAAG GTGGTAGCTGGTAGATTTGTGAATGCTTACTCTACAAATGATTGGATGCTTGGAGTTGCCTTTCGTGCCAG TCTCCTTACTCAAGGCTTGGCTGGTATTCAACCAGTTGAGGTTCCCGGCGTTGAAAAT GTTGATGTAACTGAATTCATCGAGGGTCATTCGTCGTACCTATGGGCAACCCAAGAGATTTTAGAACTACTTGAGCTGGATACTTATTATCCTGTTTTTGGTGAGCGTGCTGTAAAAACATAG
- the LOC107792945 gene encoding cytochrome P450 84A1-like: MKELIQNNPMNLLYFILPIFFFFFILSTFRQKKFPPGPKGWPIIGNMMIMDQLTHRGLAKLAKKYGGILHLKMGNLHITAVSSPDEARQVLQLQDTVFSNRPATIAVKYLSYDRADMAFAHYGPFWRQMRKLCVMKLFSRRRAESWDSVRDEVDSMTRVVATSNGLSVNIGELVFGLSKNIIYRAAFGTSPGEEDELLKIMQEFSKLFGAFNLADFIPWLGWVDPQGINTRMVKARASLDCFIDTIIDDHIQRKNEKDDRDNDMVDELLAFYDEEAKVTDSDDLQNAIRLTRDNIKAIIMDVMFGGIETVASAVEWAMAELMKSPEDLKRVQQELTNIVGLHRKVEETDFDKLTYLKCCIKETLRLHPVIPVLIHEAAADATVSGHYIPAKARVLINVWAIGRDKNSWEDPDTFKPSRFLKEGVADFKGGNFEFLPFGAGRRSCPGMQLGLFAFEMTLAHLLHCFTWELPDGMKPSDVDMDDIFGLTAPKATRLVAVPSPRLLCPLY, encoded by the exons ATGAAAGAACTTATACAAAATAACCCCATGAATTTACTCTACTTCATtctccctatcttcttcttcttctttattctcTCAACATTTCGCCAAAAAAAATTTCCACCGGGTCCCAAAGGGTGGCCAATAATAGGTAACATGATGATTATGGACCAATTGACACATCGTGGCCTAGCAAAATTAGCAAAAAAATATGGTGGCATTTTACACCTCAAAATGGGAAATCTTCATATAACGGCGGTGTCCAGTCCAGATGAAGCTCGTCAAGTGTTACAACTTCAAGATACCGTATTTTCTAATCGTCCTGCGACTATAGCCGTGAAATATTTATCGTACGATCGTGCAGATATGGCTTTTGCTCATTATGGACCCTTTTGGCGTCAAATGAGAAAATTATGTGTTATGAAACTTTTTAGTCGTAGAAGGGCTGAATCTTGGGACTCAGTTCGTGATGAAGTTGATTCCATGACTAGAGTTGTTGCCActagcaatggtttaagtgtaaATATCGGTGAACTTGTCTTTGGACTTTCGAAGAATATTATATACAG GgcagcttttggaacaagcccgGGCGAGGAAGATGAGTTACTTAAAATTATGCAGGAATTTTCGAAGCTTTTTGGTGCATTTAACTTAGCAGATTTTATACCTTGGCTTGGATGGGTTGATCCACAGGGCATAAATACTAGGATGGTAAAAGCTAGGGCATCCTTAGATTGTTTCATTGATACTATTATTGATGATCATATACAGAGAAAGAATGAGAAAGATGATCGTGATAATGATATGGTGGATGAGCTATTAGCTTtttatgatgaagaagcaaaagtcACTGACTCTGATGATTTACAGAATGCTATTAGACTTACAAGGGATAATATTAAAGCCATCATCATG GATGTCATGTTTGGTGGGATAGAGACAGTAGCATCTGCCGTAGAATGGGCCATGGCAGAGCTAATGAAAAGTCCAGAGGATCTCAAAAGAGTACAACAAGAATTGACCAACATTGTTGGCCTCCATAGAAAAGTAGAAGAAACAGACTTCGACAAATTAACCTACTTGAAATGCTGCATTAAAGAAACTCTCCGTCTCCACCCTGTGATCCCTGTCCTAATTCACGAGGCGGCGGCGGATGCCACCGTCTCCGGCCACTATATTCCGGCAAAAGCGCGTGTTCTTATCAATGTATGGGCCATTGGACGTGATAAAAACTCATGGGAAGATCCTGACACTTTTAAACCTTCTAGGTTTTTAAAAGAGGGTGTAGCGGATTTTAAAGGTGGTAATTTTGAGTTTTTACCATTTGGGGCTGGCAGAAGATCTTGTCCCG GTATGCAACTAGGATTGTTTGCATTTGAAATGACTTTGGCTCATCTTCTTCATTGTTTCACTTGGGAATTGCCTGATGGAATGAAACCAAGTGATGTTGATATGGACGATATTTTTGGACTTACTGCTCCTAAAGCTACTCGACTTGTGGCCGTGCCTAGTCCTCGTTTGTTGTGTCCACTTTATTAA